CGTCGTACTGCGCGGTGGCGCCGGTATCACCGGCATCATCACGGACTCGAGCGGCGAGCCCATCGCGAACATGCCCGCCAACGCGGCGTGCATCCTGCCCGACTACTCCGCAGGACCGCGCTACACCGCGCACTCCGACGAGGACGGGCGCTACATCTTCCGCGGGATCCCGAAGGTCTGCCGGATGTCCGTCGCCGTGGGCGGATACGGCGGGCCGAACGGACGGTGGCCCTCCTACGTCGACATGTCCGGAAACGTCATCGTGGAGGGCGTCGACATCGTCGTCTACGAGCAGACGTCGTTCACGGTCGCCTTCGACGGGCCCGGCTCCGCCGCCTCCTACGACGACGTCTACGGTCAGCTCCAGGTCGCGTACTCGGCGTGGGACGAGGACGCGGAGGAGTGGTCCGAGTGGTCGACCATCCACCGCGCGGGGGCTGGCTTGTGGAACATGCCGGACCTTCGACCCGGCTACTACTACATCGACATCTACCGCTTCCAGAACCCGTACTTCCCCGGCGTCGAGGCGCTCGTCTACCTCGAGGAAGGCGACACCCCGCGCTACGAGGTCTGGATGCCGAACCCCATGTCGGTGCAACTGCTGACCTTCGCGGACGTCGACCCGTCGAACGGGTTCTACGAGGAGATCGAGTGGCTCTATCGCGCGGGAATCACGCGCGGCACCGTGGGCACGGACGGTGTGCGCCGATTCGACCCCGCGCAGAACGTGTCGCGCGGCGCGATGGCGGCCTTCCTCTACCGCGCCGCCGGCGAGCCCGCATTCACGCCCCCTGCAACGCCGAGCTTCATCGATGTGCCGAAGAGCTATCAGTTCTACAAGGAGATCGAGTGGATGAAGGCCCAGGGCATCGCGATGGGCACCCGGGCCGGAGCCGTGACCTACTACAAGCCGTACGACGACGTCATCCGTCGCGATATGGCGGCCTTCATCTACCGTGCCCAGGGCTCGCCAGCATTCGACGCCCCCACGACGCCGCCTTTCACCGACATCCCTGTGTGGTCCACCTACGCGAGGGAGATCGCGTGGATGAAGGCGGAGGGGATCACGCGCGGTAACGCCGACGGCAGCTTCGCGGCCGAGGCACCTGTCTACCGGGCCGCCATGGCGGCGTTCCTCTATCGCATCTACGGCGACTGAGGTCGACCCGGCTCCCGCTCAGCCCGCAGGCGTCTCCGTCGGCTTCGGCCCGACGAGCTCCTGCACCTTCGCGCGGATGAACGCGTAGTCCGGGTTCTCGGGGTCGACATCCGGCGGCGTGAGGTCGTACGAGACGACCTCCTGCTCCTTCGCCTTCTCGCCGAGCTGCACGAAGTACGACAGCATCTGCTTCGGGATGTCGGTCTTCACGACCTGCTTGCCGGCCTCCGCGATCCCCACGAAGTTGGAGAGCACGTTGCCGGGCGTGAACTGGTCGAGGATCGCCTCCTGCACCTGGCGCTGGCGCTGCATGCGCGTGTAGTCGCTCGTGCCGTAGCGCGTGCGGGCGTAGGTGAGGGCCCAGCCGCCGTCCATGTGGTAGTCGCCGGGCTCGAAGTAGCCGGCGGGCGGCAGGGAGTTGCCGTGCTCGTCCTCGTTCGCGCCGTACGGCACGCGCTCGGTGACGGTGATGTCGATGCCGCCCATCGCGTCGATGAGGTCGGCGAAGCCCTGCATGTCGATGATGACGAAGAAGGGGATCTCGAGGCCCGTCACGCCTTCGACGGCGTCGCGCATCGCCTCGATGCCGGGGCTCGAGCCGTTCGCCTCGGCGTCCGGGTAGAGGTAGGCCCAGTCGAGCTCGCCGTACGTGTAGAGGTAGTCGATAATGCAGCCGCTGCCGCAGTCGTAGCCGTTCGGCAGCACCTCCCACATGGGCGAGCCCTCCGAGAACGGCACGTTCTCGAGGTTGCGCGGGATGCCGATGAGCGTCACCTGGCCGGTCTCGGCGTCGACGCTCGCGACCGAGATGCTGTCGGGCCGCATCCCCTGGCGGTCGGGTCCGGCATCCCCGCCGAGCAGCAGGATGTTGTAGCGGCCGTCGACGGGCTCGACGGTGGGACGCTCAGCGAAGATCGCGTCGAGCAGGCCGATGCCCGAGGTCGAGACGACGGCGCCGTACGCGGCCGTGCCCGAGACGGCGGCGAGCGCGACGACCGAGAGGCCGGCGACGAACGCGCGCGCCGCGGGGGCGACGCGCACGAGCACGACGAGCCGCAGGGTGTCGAGCGTCAGCACGACCCACAGCACGGCGTAGAACACGAGCGCGGCCGCCCCGCCCGCGAGCACCCACGTGTTGGTCGCGATCGTGAGCAGCAGGCCGCGCGCGAAGAGCAGCAGCGCGAGGGCGACGAGCGCGATCGCCCAGAGCACGAGCGTCGCGCCGAGGCCGAAGCGGCCGAGGCGGCGGTTGCCCGCGAGCACCTGCGCCGAGCCGGGCACGAGCAGGTTGAGCCCGACGAGCCACCAGGC
The Protaetiibacter sp. SSC-01 genome window above contains:
- a CDS encoding S-layer homology domain-containing protein; this translates as MTTTRPRFAAWSLVAAIAVASTLLSATPAAAEPASITGHVDLGTPGVSAGEGEVRVQASLSRSMINPLTTFTDASGHYAVPGATTTNRYYVMFEYLGDQPLASTTQVYGTRGGEVLDHVIPPGYIVSGHVGLHEAGTPAAGVTVELRPNDGSVGFATHRTTTGSDGSYAFPRVEAVDMILAFSFVPGQLQPPIDWYFDTDGIGSSRPGPGRIIHPTADRTDYDVVLRGGAGITGIITDSSGEPIANMPANAACILPDYSAGPRYTAHSDEDGRYIFRGIPKVCRMSVAVGGYGGPNGRWPSYVDMSGNVIVEGVDIVVYEQTSFTVAFDGPGSAASYDDVYGQLQVAYSAWDEDAEEWSEWSTIHRAGAGLWNMPDLRPGYYYIDIYRFQNPYFPGVEALVYLEEGDTPRYEVWMPNPMSVQLLTFADVDPSNGFYEEIEWLYRAGITRGTVGTDGVRRFDPAQNVSRGAMAAFLYRAAGEPAFTPPATPSFIDVPKSYQFYKEIEWMKAQGIAMGTRAGAVTYYKPYDDVIRRDMAAFIYRAQGSPAFDAPTTPPFTDIPVWSTYAREIAWMKAEGITRGNADGSFAAEAPVYRAAMAAFLYRIYGD
- a CDS encoding LCP family protein codes for the protein MASVLRDPDRTDTDFMTKRAWWLVGLNLLVPGSAQVLAGNRRLGRFGLGATLVLWAIALVALALLLFARGLLLTIATNTWVLAGGAAALVFYAVLWVVLTLDTLRLVVLVRVAPAARAFVAGLSVVALAAVSGTAAYGAVVSTSGIGLLDAIFAERPTVEPVDGRYNILLLGGDAGPDRQGMRPDSISVASVDAETGQVTLIGIPRNLENVPFSEGSPMWEVLPNGYDCGSGCIIDYLYTYGELDWAYLYPDAEANGSSPGIEAMRDAVEGVTGLEIPFFVIIDMQGFADLIDAMGGIDITVTERVPYGANEDEHGNSLPPAGYFEPGDYHMDGGWALTYARTRYGTSDYTRMQRQRQVQEAILDQFTPGNVLSNFVGIAEAGKQVVKTDIPKQMLSYFVQLGEKAKEQEVVSYDLTPPDVDPENPDYAFIRAKVQELVGPKPTETPAG